The genomic window CTCGATGATCTTGCGCAGCAGCGGGTGGACCCGGATGGCGGCCACCAGGCGCGCCACCCCGTCGACCACGTGGGCCCGGCCGTGCGCGGCCTGCGGGGCAGGCGCGGCCCCGGCGGCGTCCGCCGAGGGGAAGGCGCTCTCCGCGAGCTCCGTCCAGACCCGGGTGGTCAGGGTGCCGAGCACCTCGCGCACCCCGCCCCAGCGGCGGTAGAGCGTGGCGCGCGAGACCCCGGCCCGGCGGGCGATGTCGGCCATGGTGATCCGCTGCATGCCGATGGTGAGCAGCAGTTGGTAGGCCGCGTCCAGGATCCGCTCCTCGGGGATCGCGTTCGCGGCCCGTAGTGCGACTCGGCCGGCCTCCGGCTCGCTGCTGTCTGCCCTGCTGTTGATTCGCTGCGACACCACATGTACAAGTGTATCAGCGCCCACCTCTCCAGCCCCGAGGACCTCGATGACCGAGTCAGACCTGCCCGTCGCGGACTTCCACCCCTACCGCTGGGGTGACCCCGCCCACCACACCGACCTGCCGGCCGCCGCCCGCGAGACGCTGGCCGCCTTCGGGGTGCGCACACCCGCGCAGCCGCCGGTCGACCTGGCCGACCTGACGCTGCCCGACCCGGCGGTGGACGCCAAGGTGCTGGCCGAGCTGGCCCAGCTGGTCGGCGCCGAGCACCTGGACACCGGCACCGCGGCCCGGCTCGCGCACACCCGCGGCTGGTCCACCCCCGACCTGCTGCGGCTGCGGGCCGGCGACGTCACGGACGCGCCCGACGCCGTCGTGCTGCCCGGCTCGCACCAAGAGGTGGTGGCCCTGCTGGAGGTGTGCGAGCGCGAGCGGATCGCGGTCGTCCCCTACTCCGGCGGCACCTCGGTGGTCGGCGGCCTCGCACCCGAGCGGGCCGGCTTCACCGGCGTCATCGCCTTCGACCTCAAGCGGCTGGACGCCCTGCTCGCAGTGGACGAGATCTCCCGCACCGCCACCCTGCAGGCGGGCGTGCGCGGCCCCGAGGCCGAACGGCTGCTGCGCGCGCACGGTCTGACGCTGGGTCACTTCCCGCAGTCCTACGAGGGCGCGAGCATCGGCGGGTACGCGGCGGCCCGGTCGGCCGGGCAGGCCTCCGCCGGCTACGGGCGGTTCGACGAGATGGTGGTCGGCCTGGTGCTGGCCACCCCGCGCGGCACCCTCACGCTGGGCACCGCGCCGAAGTCGGCGGCCGGCCCCGACCTGCGCCAGCTGGTGCTCGGCTCGGAGGGCAGCCTCGGCGTGATCACCTCGGTGACCGTCCGGGTGCGCCCGGTGCCGGCCGAACGCCTCTACGAGGCCTGGCGGTTCGACTCCTTCGCGGCCGGCGCGGACGCGCTGCGCCGGCTCGTCCAGGACGGCCCGGTGCCGACCGTGCTGCGGCTGTCCGACGAGGCGGAGACCTCGATCAACCTGGCGGACCCGGCGGCGATGTTCGGCGGCGGCCCCGGCGGCTGCCTGGCCGTCACCGGCTACGAGGGCAGCGCCGCCGAGGTGGCCGCCCGCCGGGCCGGCGCGAGCGCGGTGCTCGCCGCGGCGGGCGGGCAGTCGCTGGGCACCGAGCCCGGCGAGTCCTGGCGCAGCGGCCGCTACCGCGCGCCCTACCTGCGGGATCCGCTGCTGGACGCGGGCGTGCTGATCGAGACACTGGAGACGGTGACCTTCTGGTCCAACCTGCACGCGCTGCGCACCGCCGTCACCGAGGCGCTGAGCAACTCGCTGACCGCGCAGGGCACTCCGCCGCTGGTGCTGTGCCATCTCTCGCACGTCTACGAGACCGGCGCCTCGCTCTACTTCACCGTCGCCTGCGCGCAGACCGAGGACCCGGTGGCGCAGTGGCGGCTGGCCAAGGAGGCCGCCAACGAGGCGATCCGCGCGGCCGGCGCCGCGATCACCCACCACCATGGCGTCGGTACCGACCACCGCGAGGTCTACGCCCGCGAGGTGGGCCCGCTGGCGGTGGCCTCGCTGCGGGCGGTCAAGCAGGTGCTGGACCCGGCGGGCATCCTCAACCCGGGTGTGCTGATCGCCACTTCGGACGCGGCGATGCAGGACGCGGCGGCGCAGGACGGTCGGGCCGAGGGCGGTCAGGCCGGGAGCGGTCGGGCCGAGGGCGGGAACTGAGGTGGCCCCCGCCACCTTCACGGCGATCGTCAACCCCGTCTCGGGCGGCGGCCACGCCGCCGCCCGGTGGGAGCCGGTCGCCGTCCTGCTGCGCTCGGCCGGCGCCGCCGTCCGCACGGTGCCGACCCACGACCGCGCCCACGCCATCAGCTGCGCCACCCAGGCCGCCGAGCGCGGTGACGTGGTGGTCGCGGTCGGCGGCGACGGCATGGTGCGCGACGTGGCGGAGGGCGCCGTGCGCGGCGGCGGCACCATGGCCATCGTCCCGGCGGGCCGCGGCAACGACCTGGCCCGCACCCTGCGCCTGCCGGGCACCGGCGACCCGACCGCGATCGCCGAGCTGCTGCTGGCCGCGCCCACCCGCACGCTCGACGTGCTGGAGGTCAACGGGGTGATCGCGCCCGGCAACGTGTACATCGGCATCGACTCGCTGGCCACCCGGATCATCAACGCGGGCCGCGGCCTGCCGGCCCTGCTGCTCTACCGGCTGGCCCCGCTGCAGGCGATCCTCCGCTGGCGCGCGGCCGGCTACACGCTGACCGTCGACGGCGAGCGCCGCGAGGTGCGCGCGCACACCGTGGTCGTCGCCAACTCCGGTGCCTACGGCCACGGTCTGCGCATCGTGCCGTCGGCCGTGCTGGACGACGGGCTGCTCGACGTCATGGTGGTCGGCGACGGACCGCGCGCCAAGATCGTCGCCTTCATGCGCGAGGCCAAGCGGGGCACCCACCCGAGCCGCCCCGAGGTCACCGTGCGGACCGCGCGGCGGGTGACGGTGGACGCCGACCGCCCGATACCGGTCTGCGCGGACGGCGACGAGATCGCGCAGCTGCCCGCCGACATCCGGGTGCGACCGGGGGCGCTGACCGTCATCGCTCCCTGACGGGCCGTCACCTCCCCTGGCCGAGCGCGGTGACCAGCATCGCGCGGGTCTCGCGCATGGTCGCCATCGAGCGGTCGATCGCCTCGATCTGGGCGCGCAGCCGC from Kitasatospora sp. NBC_01250 includes these protein-coding regions:
- a CDS encoding TetR/AcrR family transcriptional regulator, whose amino-acid sequence is MVSQRINSRADSSEPEAGRVALRAANAIPEERILDAAYQLLLTIGMQRITMADIARRAGVSRATLYRRWGGVREVLGTLTTRVWTELAESAFPSADAAGAAPAPQAAHGRAHVVDGVARLVAAIRVHPLLRKIIELDPDFLTPYLLKRRGANTNHQLAMLEAGLQAGIADGSIRPGDPALLARAVLLTAWSFTLTGPVFVDAPEGTGEAVGRLDDELRLLLDRYLAPEAPSASCAPSAPQAPSAPLTEGGTEQ
- a CDS encoding FAD-binding oxidoreductase; the encoded protein is MTESDLPVADFHPYRWGDPAHHTDLPAAARETLAAFGVRTPAQPPVDLADLTLPDPAVDAKVLAELAQLVGAEHLDTGTAARLAHTRGWSTPDLLRLRAGDVTDAPDAVVLPGSHQEVVALLEVCERERIAVVPYSGGTSVVGGLAPERAGFTGVIAFDLKRLDALLAVDEISRTATLQAGVRGPEAERLLRAHGLTLGHFPQSYEGASIGGYAAARSAGQASAGYGRFDEMVVGLVLATPRGTLTLGTAPKSAAGPDLRQLVLGSEGSLGVITSVTVRVRPVPAERLYEAWRFDSFAAGADALRRLVQDGPVPTVLRLSDEAETSINLADPAAMFGGGPGGCLAVTGYEGSAAEVAARRAGASAVLAAAGGQSLGTEPGESWRSGRYRAPYLRDPLLDAGVLIETLETVTFWSNLHALRTAVTEALSNSLTAQGTPPLVLCHLSHVYETGASLYFTVACAQTEDPVAQWRLAKEAANEAIRAAGAAITHHHGVGTDHREVYAREVGPLAVASLRAVKQVLDPAGILNPGVLIATSDAAMQDAAAQDGRAEGGQAGSGRAEGGN
- a CDS encoding diacylglycerol/lipid kinase family protein; this translates as MAPATFTAIVNPVSGGGHAAARWEPVAVLLRSAGAAVRTVPTHDRAHAISCATQAAERGDVVVAVGGDGMVRDVAEGAVRGGGTMAIVPAGRGNDLARTLRLPGTGDPTAIAELLLAAPTRTLDVLEVNGVIAPGNVYIGIDSLATRIINAGRGLPALLLYRLAPLQAILRWRAAGYTLTVDGERREVRAHTVVVANSGAYGHGLRIVPSAVLDDGLLDVMVVGDGPRAKIVAFMREAKRGTHPSRPEVTVRTARRVTVDADRPIPVCADGDEIAQLPADIRVRPGALTVIAP